A window of the Candidatus Kryptoniota bacterium genome harbors these coding sequences:
- a CDS encoding cytochrome c codes for MMNHIERKVVAAVAAFVLAAAFYACSSSGSASGVASVERGKEVYHEACAPCHGNDGDGNGPVSVSLRTKPRDFNKGIYKFRSTASGQLPTDYDLLRIINSGIYHTAMPSFNQMSVTDQYSVVQYLKSLSPMFSDSSQYPLDTVEVTEPVPYTYSSIEEGRQVYLTMHCWACHGAAGEGDGPSAPTVTDDEGNHIEPTNLTNPWDLKVARTPEKIYLVLSTGINGTPMPSFSQILSDHDRWNLANYVYSLSHADRYYDGKQTSDLK; via the coding sequence GCCTGTTCGTCGAGCGGCAGCGCTTCCGGCGTGGCAAGCGTCGAACGGGGAAAAGAAGTGTACCATGAAGCATGCGCGCCGTGCCACGGCAATGACGGCGACGGGAATGGCCCCGTGTCGGTCTCACTCCGGACGAAACCGCGTGATTTCAATAAGGGTATCTATAAATTTCGGAGTACCGCTTCCGGACAGCTTCCCACAGACTACGATCTCCTGAGGATCATTAATTCAGGTATCTACCACACCGCGATGCCTTCGTTCAACCAGATGAGCGTGACCGACCAGTATTCAGTCGTACAGTATTTGAAATCACTTTCACCGATGTTCAGCGACTCGAGCCAGTATCCTCTCGACACAGTAGAAGTAACGGAGCCGGTCCCATACACCTATTCAAGCATCGAGGAGGGGCGGCAGGTGTATCTCACTATGCATTGCTGGGCCTGTCACGGCGCAGCCGGAGAAGGAGACGGGCCATCGGCACCCACAGTCACGGATGACGAGGGAAACCATATCGAGCCGACAAACCTCACTAATCCGTGGGACCTGAAAGTCGCGAGGACTCCTGAAAAAATATACCTGGTTCTCAGCACCGGCATAAACGGTACTCCGATGCCCTCCTTCTCCCAGATTCTCAGCGATCACGACAGGTGGAACCTGGCAAACTATGTGTACTCGCTGTCGCACGCTGACAGATATTATGACGGGAAGCAGACCTCCGATTTGAAATAA
- a CDS encoding purine-nucleoside phosphorylase, which translates to MELPFSQQADFIGEHFFRRDPVSRTRIFDIAVVLGSGLGGFTNHLEKKFALSTAHIPGYPASSVPGHRGEIVSAYLGRRRILVFSGRVHYYETVSTIDASVTAIVSHLLGIKRIILTNAAGILKTTFSPGSLMLIDDQINLTSGSVLADLQVPVTNLNPVYDRRLIQIASKASLETGVPLERGTYIGLTGPTYETEAEVKFYRQIGGDAIGMSTIHEAMFARYAGMEVMGISCLTNYSTGIRPQKLLHKEVTDIGRRVDKNFSRLLMSIIAQL; encoded by the coding sequence ATGGAACTTCCCTTCTCGCAACAGGCAGATTTCATAGGTGAGCACTTCTTCAGGCGAGACCCGGTCAGCCGGACAAGAATTTTTGACATCGCCGTCGTCCTCGGGAGCGGACTGGGCGGCTTCACGAATCACCTCGAAAAGAAGTTCGCACTGAGTACCGCGCACATTCCCGGCTACCCGGCCTCCAGCGTACCAGGACACAGGGGTGAAATCGTGAGTGCGTATCTTGGGAGACGAAGGATTCTTGTTTTCAGCGGGCGCGTTCACTATTACGAGACAGTGTCGACGATCGACGCGTCTGTCACGGCGATCGTGTCTCATCTGCTCGGAATAAAGAGAATTATCCTGACAAATGCCGCCGGAATACTCAAAACCACTTTTTCACCCGGCAGCCTTATGTTGATCGACGATCAGATAAACCTTACGTCGGGAAGCGTCCTTGCTGATCTTCAGGTACCGGTAACCAACTTGAATCCGGTTTACGATCGGAGACTTATTCAAATTGCTTCGAAGGCGTCGCTAGAAACGGGCGTCCCGCTTGAACGGGGTACGTACATCGGGTTGACCGGACCGACGTACGAAACCGAGGCTGAGGTGAAGTTCTACAGGCAAATCGGCGGCGATGCTATCGGGATGTCGACCATTCACGAGGCTATGTTCGCGAGATACGCAGGAATGGAAGTAATGGGGATAAGCTGCCTGACCAATTATAGTACCGGCATCAGGCCGCAAAAACTCTTGCATAAGGAAGTGACGGACATCGGCAGAAGGGTCGACAAGAATTTTTCACGTCTCCTCATGTCGATCATCGCGCAACTCTAG
- a CDS encoding ABC transporter permease, which yields MISQILSLAFLAQTVRITVPYALASLGGVYSERGGVTNIALEGIMLNGAFSATVGTYYTGSPLFGIACGLAGGLLTSLLHAIISINIKADQIISGVAINLFAVGITKFVLQIIFHSSSNSDRIAGLPVISLPFGSASPEISGLFGNPLVIFTILAVIASHFIIFRSRFGLRLRSVGENPEAADTVGISVPRYRYYGVMISGLLAGLSGAWLAFDQRSFTDGMSAGRGFIALAAMIVGKWNPLGAAAACLLFGFAESLQIQLQGAGLPTQFIQMIPYVATIVVLAGFIGKAVAPAADGIPYEKEK from the coding sequence ATGATAAGCCAGATTCTTTCACTCGCGTTTCTCGCCCAGACGGTGAGGATCACTGTACCTTATGCGCTCGCGTCGCTCGGCGGAGTTTACAGCGAGCGAGGCGGAGTGACGAACATCGCGCTTGAAGGAATTATGCTTAACGGCGCCTTCAGTGCTACCGTTGGGACTTATTATACAGGCAGCCCTCTTTTCGGGATCGCCTGCGGACTGGCCGGAGGCCTTCTCACCTCCCTGCTCCATGCGATAATCTCGATCAACATCAAGGCAGACCAAATAATATCCGGAGTTGCCATCAACTTGTTCGCGGTCGGTATCACGAAGTTCGTGCTCCAAATAATTTTTCACAGCTCGAGCAATTCGGACAGGATCGCGGGCCTTCCCGTCATTTCTCTTCCTTTCGGCAGCGCCTCACCCGAGATCTCCGGGCTTTTCGGAAATCCGCTTGTGATATTTACGATACTCGCCGTGATTGCCAGCCACTTTATAATCTTCAGATCAAGATTCGGCTTGCGGCTCAGATCGGTCGGAGAAAATCCTGAAGCGGCAGACACAGTCGGGATAAGCGTACCACGTTACAGGTACTACGGCGTCATGATAAGCGGTCTGCTGGCAGGATTATCGGGGGCATGGCTTGCATTCGACCAGCGTTCGTTTACAGACGGCATGTCTGCGGGGCGCGGATTCATAGCTCTCGCGGCGATGATCGTGGGAAAGTGGAACCCGCTCGGTGCGGCAGCCGCCTGCCTCCTTTTCGGATTTGCCGAGAGTCTGCAGATCCAGCTTCAAGGCGCGGGCCTCCCGACACAATTCATACAAATGATCCCTTACGTGGCCACCATCGTTGTCCTCGCGGGATTTATCGGAAAAGCAGTTGCACCCGCGGCCGATGGCATTCCGTATGAAAAGGAGAAGTAA